CCGCCTGCCCGTGGCCAACCCGGCGGTCGACGCCAACCGCCACGTCCTCGCCCCGCCGCTGCACGGTCACGTCGAGTTCCGTACGGCCGACCCGCAGGTTTTTGAGGGAAAGCTCGGAAATGGACGGGGGCAGCCGGGGGCGTCGGAAGATCACCTCTTCCGTCTCCGGCCGGAAATCGATGCCGAGGCAGGCCTGCACGCCCGCGAAGATCGCGGCGCTCGCCCAGGCCTGCGGGGCACATGCCACCGGATAGAGGGTCGGCCCCCGGCCCTTGCGCCGCCGGAAGCCGCAATAGAGCTCCGGAAGGCGCCCGAGCGGCAGGCTGCACCCCGCATCGAGCAGCGCCTCCAGTACGTTCACCGCCGCTTGCGTGTGTCCGTACCGGGCCATGCCGAGAGCCGCCACTGCATTGTCGTGGGGCCAGATTGAGCCGTTGTGATAGGACATGGGATTATAGCGCGCCTCTGTCCGCGCCACCGTGCGGATTCCCCAGCCGGAGAAGCTGTCCGCGTCCATGAGGCGGCCGATGACGGAGGCCGCACGGTCCTCCCGCACGATGCCCGAGAAGAGGGCGTGACCCGGATTGGACGTGGCCACCCGGCACGGGGACTTTTGGCCATCGAGCGCCAGCGCATAGGTGCCCATGTCCGGGCACCAGAAGTGGGCCTCGAACCGCTCCGCCAGCGTCGCCGCTTCCAAGGCGAGGCCCGTCGCAAGGTCGGCATCCCCGAGATCGTGGGCGACCCGCGCCAGCGAGACCTTGGCCGCATACACATAGGCCTGCACCTCGACGAGGGCGATGGGCCCTTCCGCCAGCCGCCCGTCGGCGTGGAAGGTGCTGTCGAAAGAATCCTTCCAGCCCTGGTTGGAAAGGCCGGTCTCGGTCGCGCGGTGATATTCGAGGAAGCCGTCGCGATCCCGGTCGCCGGCACCGTTGATCCAGCCAAGCGCGGCGAGGATGGCGGGCCAGAGGCCACGCAATGTCTCAAGGTCGCCGGTCCGCTCGTAATAGCGCCCCGCCAACAGAACAAAGAGCGGGGTTGAATCGACGCTGCCGTAATAGCGGGCGAACGGCACCTCCTTCATGCGGGCCATTTCGCCGCCGCGCATCTCGTGGAGAATCTTGCCGGGCTCGGCATCCGCCTCGGGATCCGTTTCGGTCGCCTGAAGGTCTGCCAGACGCTTCAGCACGCCGCAGGCTATGCCGGGGTCCGCCCACAGCATGGACAAGGCCGTGAGGAGGCCGTCACGGCCGAATGTGGTCGAGTACCACGGGATGCCGGCATAGGGATAAAGACCCTGCGGCGTCGGGGTGAGCAGCATCGCGACGTCGGCCGCAGAGCGCTCCAGCACGTCGTTGACGCGAGCATTGGACGAGACGATGGACGCCATGTCCGAGCGGATGGCGCGTGTCGCGCGGCAGGCCTGCTGGAGGCTCTGGAGGAAGGGCCGCCGCATCGCTTCGCCCTGCGGGCCGGCGGCGATGGTGGCAAAGAGGGATGTCCGCTCGCCCGGTGCGAGCTTCACCCGGAAGTCGGCGCGTCCCGCGGTCAGGGTCTCGGGCGTCGGGCGGAACTCCACGCGGGTGCGTGCCTCGACGCCATCGAGCGCCCGATATCCCAGTTCCACGCGCCCCGGCTGCATCACCGGCGGCAGCGGCAGCCCGCGCGCCTTGCGCCTGGCGCCACGCGCCTCGAACAGATCAATGAAGTCGGCATCGAACCTGTAGGTGAAGACGAGATCGACCGGCGCGCTGCCGTGGTTCTGGATGGAGCAGCGCTCGTGCGCGGCGTCCTGCCAGAGAAAGAAGAAGCGCACCACATGCAGCGTATCCTTGGGGATGAGCTTCTGCGCGCCGCCGTGAATGTCCGGATTGGTGAGATCGACGGCCAGCCCGGCATTGCCGTCGAGAATGGTCGAGCCGAGGAACAGCGGCTCCTCACCGCCAATGCTCAGCGACCAGAGGCACAGGTGGCGCGTGTCGGCGTGATAGATGCCGTCGGGCATGCCCACGGACACCCCCATGTCGCCATAAAGATCAAAGACCGCGAAGGTGTCGCCCTGTTTGAGTGTCCCGCGCGGACGGGAGGGCGGACCGTGGGAAGCAACGTCGAAGAGCGGCTCTTCGCTGCCATCGGGCATGTGCTGCAGGTTCATGGCTCCATCGGGTGCGTTTGAGCCGTGGCGGTTCAAGCACAACGGGCGGTGGATGAACGGAACGGAGCGTTTTTCCGCACCGCCCGACAGCAGGCCAACGCGCACGGCGCAGCTTGGTTCCCGACGTGGGGATGCCCGCCTCTGCGACGAAAAGCTGATGGATCAGCGCCGGCACCCCCCCCCCCCCGATTCAGCTTTGCTTTGCGAGCAATGGATCGATGATCCAGATCAATGCCGCGCCCGGCGCGGCTCGCATGATGGCTGTACCCGCGTAGGGGTTACACCTTTGCGGGTACTGCCGTGAGCCTCAACGGCGCTCGATCACGGACAGCTTCCCGCTCTGGAGCAGCGCCGAAAGCCGGGCTGCTGCGCCCGTAACGCAGCAGCCCCGTTCGTCCGGGGGGACCTGGTGTGCGCCATCGGTATTTCACATCGCTCGCCGCCATCGGCGGGCTGGCCGGACTTCTGGCCGCGGAACCTGCGGCCGACAGCGTTGCGAGCGATACGGTTCCGCAGGCGCACACGGCCCCGCGCGCCGGTCTCTATGTGGACGTGACCGTCGCGGACGCCTGCAAGGCGTTCCTGCCGGAAATCACGCGGGGGCTGGCGGCGGTGGGCGTGACCAAGCCTCCCCCCTGCCCCAGCCGCAGCGGCGTGGTCGTCCACCAGCCCGAACGCAACCAGTTCTTCCTTCGGGATTCCGTGAAGGCGACGACGGACGGCAAGGAACGCATCATCGCCTTCTCCGTCACCGCCACTTATCGCATCGACGACAGCGGCCACCCCATTTGGACAGAGGTGCAGTTCCGCTGCGAGCAATAAGGCAGCAGTGCTCGGACAGCACCCGTTCCTACGTCCCAGCTTCTGCGCTCTCCCTTCAGGCGCAGGCCGGGACAGGCGCGGCCGTCCGCCAGGCCGCGACCTGTGCAAGGTCCGCCTCCGGGCGTGAGGTCACGATCTCGAAACGGCCGGTATATATCGCTCCGGTGCCGCCATCGAGCGCGAGCCAGTCGCCCTCGTGAATCTCCTGCCCCGCGATGCGTGCCACATGCCCCGCCTCGTCCATCACGAGCGCGGCGCATCCCACCACGCTGGGCTTGCCCATCTGGCGCGCCACCAGCGCGGCATGAGCCGTGCGGCCACCCACCGCCGTCAGGATGCCGCTCGCCACCGAGAAACCCGTGACATCCGCCGTGCTGGTATCCGGCCGCACGAGGATGACCGGCTCTCCGCCCCCGGCCATGCGCTGGGCCGTCTCCGAAGAAAAGGCGACGCGCCCGCAGGCAACACCGGTAGAGGCGCCGGTCCCGTATGCGGCGGGATCGCCCGTCTCGGCCAGGTGCGTCTCGCTGAGCACATCCATGTCGAGGTCGTCGAGCCGCGCGAGCGCCTCGTGCGGCGTGATGAGGCCTTCCTCCACCAGCGCGACGGCGATGCGCAACGCGGCCTGCGGCGTCCGCTTGGCGTTACGGGTCTGGAGGATGAAGAGCCGCCCGTCCTCCACGGTGAACTCCACGTCCTGCACGTCGCCGAAGGCCCGTTCCAGCCGCGCCAGCACGTCGCGCAGTTCCGCCGCCGCCTCGGGCACCGCCGCACGCAGCACCTCCTCCCCGAGCGGGGTGCGGCTGCCGGAAACGACCTCCTCGCCCTGCGCCGAGAGCAGGACGTCGATCATGGGCGCGGCATCGCCGGTGGAGGGGTTGCGGGAGAAGGCAACGCCCGCGCCCGATGTCAGGCCCCGATTGCCATAGACCATCGCCTGCACGGTCACGGCCGTTCCCGCCAGATGCTCCAGCCGCTCGATGCGCCGGTAGGCCACCGCGCGCGGACTCATCCAGGAGCGATAGACGGCCTGCGCCGCAGCCAGCACCTGCTCCATCGGCGCGTCCGGCACGCTCTCGTCCGCCTCCTCGATGAAGTGCTGGTAGGTCTCCGAGAGCCGCTCCAGCGCTTCGCCGTCAAGGTCGAGGGCATCAGGCAGCCCTTCCGCCGCCGCGAGGGCGGCGGCGGCGCGATCGAAGCCGTGCGGATCGATGTTCAGGACCACGCTCCCGTAGCTTTCGAGAAAGCGGCGGCGGCAGTCCCAGGCGAAGCGCGGATGCCCGGTCATGCGGATGAGGCCCTGCGTCGCGAGGCGCGTGCATCCCACGTCCAGCACCGTCTCCAGCATGCCCGGCATGGAGCGCGCCGCCCCCGAGCGCACGGACACCAGCAGCGGCTGCCGGCCATCACCGAACCGCCGTCCGGTGCGCTCCTCCAGGAAGGCGATGCCCTCGCCGAGCCCCTCTTCCAGCGCCTTGCGGGCCTTGGGCTCGCCGGCCACGGTCGCCGCGCACAGGCTTACCGGCAGCACGAACGCCGGGGGAACGGGCAGCCCCAGCGCGGCCATGCGCGCGAGATTGGCGGCCTTCGCGCCCACCTGTTCCGCGCTCGGCAGGTCGGTCATGTCGGGGGCGATGCGTACGATGCGCATGATGGCGTCTCCGCAGATTTCGGGGATCAGAGCGCAAGCTCGGCAAGGACGTGGCCGCGCAGAGCGTGGCCATAGCCCGCCAGCCGATCGGTGGCGCGCTCCAGGGCACGGGCGAGATCGAGCGCGCACAAGGCCACGGTCAGGTCCGCGCCGCCCCGGAGCACCCGCCCCGTGACGGTACGCTCCTCGGCGTCACCGATGTGCTCGAGGTCCGCCAGCAGGTCCGCACTGGCGAGTGCATCCTCCGCATCGATCCTCTGGCCAGCCGGCACGGCCGCGGCTGCCGCCGCCCCGGACGCTGCCGCCTCGGCGCCGCGCACGGCGGCCGCGCACAGTTGCGACAGGGGGGCGAGGATGTCGGACGGCACATTGGCCGGCAGCAGGGAGGCGATGAAAGCGGCCTGTTCGAGTTCGTCCACCGCCTCCTCCACATGATCCGACAGGCGCTGGATGGCCGGGGCCGCCTCAAAGCGCGCGGCCTTCTGGCGGGCATCGAGGGCGAGACGGTCGGCCTTCTCCTCGCGCCGACGGGCGGCGGCGGCCAGGGCCGTGTGATCGAAGCCGACACCGGAGCGTTCCGCCACCAGCGCAGCGGCCACCTCCGCCGCCACTTCGCGGGCCAGTCCCGCCTGCCGCACCACGATGGCGAAGAGCGTCGCCTCGATCCGCTCCAGATGTCGCATTAGTTCGGCCTCGATGCGATCGCGGGCGAGGCGGGCGGAACTGCCTTCCTTCAGGGTCTCCGCGCAGATGCGCAGGACGCTCTTCAGGAAATCCACCGCGCCGTCGCGACCGAGCACGCCATCGAGCCGCTCGCCGAAGCCGATGCGCGCCGGGGCGGCATGCTGGACCGCAGCGGCCAGAAGCTCGCCTCCGCCAAGTTCAAGAAAGGCCCGCTGGCCGCAGCGATGACGGGCCGCCCATTCGAGCACCCGCACCGCCTCTTCCTTCGGAATGGCGGTGCGCAACACCTTGCGGGCCTTGTTCCAGTCGATGAGGAAGACAAGGTTGGCGCCGATCGCCTCCAGCACCGCTTCCCGGATCGCCGCGTCCGGGCTCTCGCAGCGGCCGGTGACGAGATAGAACACGCCTTCATCGGCGAGGCCCTCGGCCGTCTTGCGGTCCAGTCCGCTCCAGGCGAGCGGCACATCGCTGAGCAGGCCGGTGAAGAAGCGGGCACGGCGCAGATGGACGTCGGTATAGGTCACGCTCACGGCTTCGGGCTCGACCGTGATGACCACCACGTGGGCGTCCGTCTCGCCAATGTCGTTCTGGATGGTCAGGTGCTCACCGGACCTTGCGGCATGGGTGCCGAGGCCCGGATGGTCGAACTTGAGGCCCCGCGTCGCATTGAGTCCGCGCATGAAGGCTTCCACCAGCCGCCGGTCCCCGGTTGTGAGGCCGGAGGCCCGCGCACCCGCGACATCCTCCTCCGCATGCGCGACGGCAAGCCGGCTGAGGGCGCGGTGGAGGTCCATGATCAGCCGGTGCAGGCTGTCGCCCGTCTCGCCCGGAAGGCCGGTGAGCCGGGCGACCTCGCCAGCGGCGATGCTGTCGGTGCGGCCGAGCGCATGGGCCTCGCGCAAGGCGAGAAGACGAGCCTGAGCGGGTTCTGCGGCACCCGGATCAGCGGCCGCCACGCCCTGCGCCATCGCCTCCACGTCGCCCCAGATCGCCTCTCCCAGAGAGGCAATCCCGGGGGCCGAGACCTGACCGGCGGCGTCGGCCACCGCCGAAGCGACCAGTTCTTCCATCGCAACGGGATCAAGGCCCGCCGTCCGGCATTCCTGCGTCAGGGGCGAGCGCGACGCATCGGGGGCCGCCGCATGACGGGCCGCCGCCTGCAGGACGCTGAGGCGGACCTTCGCCCGATCATTGGCGCGCAGGGCCTCCGCGATAAGGCCCGGCAAGAGGACGTCCCTGTGTCCGAGATGTTCGATGATGCCCGTCTTCATCACGCCTGCTCCTGCTCTCGGTCCAACGAAAGCACAGAGCGGCCAGGACCGGTTTGCGGCAGGTCATTCATGGAATTGTCACGCAAAGCCCGGCCTACAGGCCCGCGAAACGCGCGGAATGGGTTGCGCTGATGGCCGGCTCACCATTAAAGCCGATGGGAAGCCGCACGCCGGTCGATCTTACCATCGTCGCGGCGGATACGGCTCCGCTCAAGCTTGTTGATCCGCTGCGCACGGGACCGCGATGATGTCCGAGCAACATGATATCCCGAAGCAGCCCTCCATTACGGCGCTGCTGCACGCGCTGCCCATCGGCGTCGAGATCTACGACCGCGACTTCAACGCCATCTTCTTCAACCGCGCCGCGGACGATCTCTTCCTCTACCCGGACAAGCCTATTCTCCACCACGACGAATGGTGGGAGCTCGGCTTTCCCGAGCCGCGCGAGCGTGTGCGCGTCATCGCGGAATGGTACCGCATGGTCGATGCGGCGCGGGCAGACCCGGCACAGGTGCAGGTGGGGGAATGGAACGTGCGCTGCCGGGACGGCGAGCAGCACATCGTGCAGTTCCGCTTCCGCTTCATCGACGACACCTTCCTGCTGGTGCTGCTGGATGTGACGGAGCGGCGGCGGATGGAAACCGAGCTGCGGCGGCTCGCCACCATCGATCCGCTCACGGAGATCTTCAACCGCCGCCACTTCATGGAGGTCGCACGGCAGGCCTTCGCCGAGGCCGAGCGCAGCCATGCGCCCCTCAGCCTGCTGACGCTGGACATCGACCACTTCAAGATCGTCAACGACACCCACGGCCACGGTATCGGGGACGAGGTGATCCGCGCGGTGGCGCGGCGATGCGGCCAGACGCTGAGGCCGAAGGACGTCCTGGCCCGCATGGGCGGGGAGGAGTTCGCCATTCTCATGCCCGGCACCACTGCGCAGGAGGCCTGCGCGCAGGCCTGGGCCTTGTTCGACGGTGTGACCTCCGAACCTCTCGTGTTGCCGGAGCTGCAACTGCGCGTCAGCATCAGCGTAGGCGGAGCCCAATGCCTGCCGGACGACAGTTCGCTCGACGCCACGCTGACGCGGGCCGATCGGGCACTATATGCGGCCAAGCGGAGCGGCCGCGGCCGGGTGGTTTTCGACAGCCTGGCGGGCGACGCGTCTGCCGGCTGAGGGCCGCCTTGAGGTGCGGCGGCTTGGCCGCAGGCCCGAAAACCTGCTATGCCGCCGCCCCGAGGGTGGGCAGGGGCGAGGACAAGCCATGTTTCCAGACAGACTGACCCAGGGCTACCGCTCCTTTATCGACGGGCGATTCCTGGCCGAGCGCAGCCGCTACGAGGTGCTGGCTGAAACCGGGCAGAAGCCGGAGATCATGGTCATCGGCTGCGTGGACAGCCGCGTCTCTCCGGAAGTCATCTTCGACGCCTCCCCAGGTGAGCTTCTGGTGGTGCGCAACGTCGCCAATATCGTGCCGCGCTACGAGCCGGATGGGGACACCCAGCACGGAACCAGCGCCGCGCTCGAGTTCGGTGTTCAGGCGCTGCGGGTGAAGCACATCGTCGTGCTGGGCCACGCCCTGTGCGGCGGCATCCGCGCCTTCGCCGACGAGCAGGAGCCCCTGTCTCCGGGCGACTTCATCGGCCGCTGGATGTCCCAGATCGCCCCCGCCGCCGAGGGCCTTGGCCCCCGCAAGGCGGAGGACGGCGACGGCTACCTGCGCCGGCTGGAGTTCGCCTCGGTGGAGCTGAGCCTGCGCAATCTCATGACCTTCCCTTGCGTCCGCATTCTCGTGGAGCGGGGCAAGCTTCAGATTCACGGTGCCTATTTCGGCGTCGCCTCGGGGCGTCTGCTGGTCCGAGATCCGACCACCGGCCATTTCGCGCCGGTCACCGACACGGGCGACGAGCGCCGAGCTATGTTCCGGTGTGCGGGCGACTAGGCAAGAAACGCAATTCTCTCACACGACGGTGATATGACATTAATCAGGGGCCGCTTACTATAGCGCCAGCTTCTTTGGGGACTGCCCCCCAACGTGGCCTCCAGACGCCTCGCCCGCACCCTCGGGCGAGGCGTTTCGTCTTTTGAAGCATCTCCCTCGGTCAGCCGGTCGCGACGACCCCGAGCAGGTGCAGGCTGCCGCGCACTGCCTCCACATGATGGGCCATCCGGGCTGCGGCTTCCTCCGGATCCCGACGGCGGACCGCATCGAGCACCGCCTGATGCTCGGCAAAGGCCGCATGGAAGCGGTCCGGCTGGCGGCGCGTCACCAGAAGGCGCACGCGGTCGATGTGGGCCTTGACCGCCTGAAGCAGCCGCCACGCCTGCGGCACGCCCGCCATGTCCGCGAGCGCGGCGTGAAACGCCTCGTCGGCGGCGAAGAAGGCATCCGCGTCATTGGCGCCCACCGCTGCCGCCTGCGCCGCCATGAGAGCATCGAGACGCGCCCAATCCGGCGCACCGGCGCACAGGAGGCGAACCACCTCGCCTTCGAGCGCCCGGCGAATGATGAGGCCTTCCTCGATCTTGGCCCGGTCCACCGCTGCCACCACCGAGCCCACCTGGGGCCAGGTGTTCACCAGCCCCTCCAGCGCCAGTTGCTGGAAGGCGGCACGCACAGGGGTGCGGGAAATGCCGAGAGCGGCGGCGATGTCGGCCTCGTGCAGCGGCGCGCCGGAGGGCAGGCGCGACAGCACGATCAGCCGCCGCAGGACGTCATAGACCTGCGGCCCGATCGGCAAGGCGCGATCCACCTGCGCCCCCGAAAGCGCGGCGGCGAGGTCGAAGCCCGGCAGCGTGCGCTTGACGCGCGGCACGAACGCGCCCCGGTCAGGCGCGTTCGAGGTGCAGGGGATGGGCGAGCGCGGTCATGATGCCCCGCAGTTCCGCCAGTCCCTTCAGGCGGCCGATGGCGGGATAACCCGGCTGCCCGCCCCGCCCGATGTCGTCCAGAATGTCCTGCCCATGGTCCGGCCGCATGGGGATTTCCCAATCCGTCCGGCCTTCCGCGCGGCGGCGCGCTTCCTCCGTCTGGAGGGCGGCGATGGTGGCGACCATGTCGGTCTCGCCCGCCAGATGCTCGTCCTCGAAGAAGGAGCGGCGCAGGCCGTCCACCGGCTCCTGCCGGCGGATGTTGCGCAGATGCACGAAATGAATGCGCGGACCGAGACGCTCCGCCATGCCCGGCAGATCATTGTCCGGCCGCACGCCCAGAGAGCCGGAGCACAAAGTGACGCCATTGGCCGGGCTGTCCACCGCATCCAGCATGAAGCGGTAGTCGGCCTCGGTGGAGACGATGCGCGGCAGGCCGAGCAGCGGGAACGGCGGATCGTCCGGATGGCAGCACAGGCGCAGGCCGAGCTTTTCCGCCTCCGGCACCACCTCGGACAGGAAGTCCACCAGATGCTGGCGCAGGCGATCCGGGCTGATGTGGTCGTAAAGCGCGAGCTGTTCGCGCACGCCGTCCAGCGACCAGCCATCCGCCGCGCCGGGCAGGCCGGCGGTGAGGTTGGCGGCGAGTTGCTTGCGATCGTCCTCGCTCATGGCGGCGTGGCGGGCGGCGGCGGCCTCCTTGATGGCCGGGCCGTAATCCTCCTGGGCGGCGGGGCGGGTCAGTACGAACAGGTCGAAGGCGGCAAAGTCCACGAGATCGAAGCGCATGGCCTCCCCGCCATGAGCCACGCGATAGCGCAGGTCGGTGCGGGTCCAGTCCAGAACCGGCATGAAATTGTAGCAGATGGTCTGGATGCCCGCCTGCGCCAGCGCGGCCATGGAGCGCTTGTAGGAGGCGATATGCTCGCGCCACGCGCCGGTCTGGCGCTTGATGTCCTCGGACACCGGCAGGCTCTCCACCACATCCCAGCTGAGGCCCGTGGGGGCGCTCCCCGCGCCGCTCACGAGATCCTGCCGCTTGCGGATCTCCTCCAGCGTCCAGTCGGACCCGGTCGGCACGTGATGGAGTGCGGTCACGATGCCCTGAGCGCCGGCCTGGCGCACCGCGCTCAAGGGCACGATGTCCTTGGGCCCGAACCATCGCCATGTCTGCCGCATCCTGTCCTCCCGATTCCGCCGTGGGCGTCCTGATGATTTCTCGTATTCCAGTATCCCAGTTTCGTAAAGCCGAGAGGTCAGGGCCCGCCCCACGTTGCGGCCCCGCTAACGAGGTCTTCCGCAACGCGAAGCCACGTAGGCAGGAAGCCGGCAAATCATCACGACGAGCCGCACGCTTTCACTTCCGCTGCTGCCAGCCGACGAAATAATAATACGGGTGCGACCAGTCGTGGGATTGATTCACTTCAAGGATGAATGGCGCCGAACCTCCATATTGCGACGCACCATACTTGCGTTTCGCAGGATGTTCCGCCCCGCCCCGAGGTCTCCATGATCGACGCCACGCAAATGCCGGCTCTGGAGGGCAAGCGCGCCCTCATCCTTGGCATCGCCAACGAGCATTCCATCGCGTACGGATGCGCCCGCGTGTTCCGCCGCCTCGGCGCGGAAGTCGCCCTCACCTATCTCAACGAGAAGGCGCGCCCCTTCGTGGAGCCACTGGCCCATGAGTTGGATGCCCGCATCTTTGCCCCCTGCGACGTGGAGCAGGAAGGCGCGCTGGATTCGGTTTTTGCCGAAGTGCGCGAAACCTGGGGCGGCCTCGACATCGCGCTCCATTCCATCGCCTTCGCCCCGAAGGACGACCTGCACGGGCGGCTGGTGGACAGTTCGGCGGCGGGGTTCGCGCTCGCCATGGATGTGTCCTGCCACTCCTTCATCCGCATGGCTCACCTCGCCGAACCCTTGATGACCCAGGGCGGCACGCTTCTCGCCATGACCTATCAGGGCGCCAACAAGGTGGTGCCCAACTACAATCTCATGGGGCCGGTGAAAGCGGCGCTGGAGAGCGCCGTGCGCTATCTCGCCTATGAGCTGGGGCCGAAGGGCATCCGCGTGCATGCCATCTCGCCCGGCCCCCTGAAGACGCGCGCCGCGTCGGGCCTCAAGGATTTCGACCTCCTGCTGAACGAGGCCGCCACCCGCGCGCCGGTGCACGAGCTGGTGGACATCGACGACGTGGGCATGACCGCCGCCTTCCTTGCCACCCCCTTCGCCCACCGCCTCACGGGAATGACGGTCTATGTGGACGGCGGTCTCAGCATCATGGCCTGAGGCTCAGCGGGGCGGGTGGTCACCGACCAGTCCCAGCGTTCGTGGATCAGGCTCGCCGTCGAAGAAGACAGCGAGCGCCTGACGGAAGATGCTGTCCGGATCGCTGGCGGCGCCCGCGAAGAGCGTGAGGCTGGAGCGGAACTTCATGTCGTCGGGCGATCCGAACAGCGCCCGAGCTCCACGCG
The Azorhizobium caulinodans ORS 571 genome window above contains:
- a CDS encoding amylo-alpha-1,6-glucosidase; the protein is MNLQHMPDGSEEPLFDVASHGPPSRPRGTLKQGDTFAVFDLYGDMGVSVGMPDGIYHADTRHLCLWSLSIGGEEPLFLGSTILDGNAGLAVDLTNPDIHGGAQKLIPKDTLHVVRFFFLWQDAAHERCSIQNHGSAPVDLVFTYRFDADFIDLFEARGARRKARGLPLPPVMQPGRVELGYRALDGVEARTRVEFRPTPETLTAGRADFRVKLAPGERTSLFATIAAGPQGEAMRRPFLQSLQQACRATRAIRSDMASIVSSNARVNDVLERSAADVAMLLTPTPQGLYPYAGIPWYSTTFGRDGLLTALSMLWADPGIACGVLKRLADLQATETDPEADAEPGKILHEMRGGEMARMKEVPFARYYGSVDSTPLFVLLAGRYYERTGDLETLRGLWPAILAALGWINGAGDRDRDGFLEYHRATETGLSNQGWKDSFDSTFHADGRLAEGPIALVEVQAYVYAAKVSLARVAHDLGDADLATGLALEAATLAERFEAHFWCPDMGTYALALDGQKSPCRVATSNPGHALFSGIVREDRAASVIGRLMDADSFSGWGIRTVARTEARYNPMSYHNGSIWPHDNAVAALGMARYGHTQAAVNVLEALLDAGCSLPLGRLPELYCGFRRRKGRGPTLYPVACAPQAWASAAIFAGVQACLGIDFRPETEEVIFRRPRLPPSISELSLKNLRVGRTELDVTVQRRGEDVAVGVDRRVGHGQAVVLL
- a CDS encoding PEP/pyruvate-binding domain-containing protein encodes the protein MRIVRIAPDMTDLPSAEQVGAKAANLARMAALGLPVPPAFVLPVSLCAATVAGEPKARKALEEGLGEGIAFLEERTGRRFGDGRQPLLVSVRSGAARSMPGMLETVLDVGCTRLATQGLIRMTGHPRFAWDCRRRFLESYGSVVLNIDPHGFDRAAAALAAAEGLPDALDLDGEALERLSETYQHFIEEADESVPDAPMEQVLAAAQAVYRSWMSPRAVAYRRIERLEHLAGTAVTVQAMVYGNRGLTSGAGVAFSRNPSTGDAAPMIDVLLSAQGEEVVSGSRTPLGEEVLRAAVPEAAAELRDVLARLERAFGDVQDVEFTVEDGRLFILQTRNAKRTPQAALRIAVALVEEGLITPHEALARLDDLDMDVLSETHLAETGDPAAYGTGASTGVACGRVAFSSETAQRMAGGGEPVILVRPDTSTADVTGFSVASGILTAVGGRTAHAALVARQMGKPSVVGCAALVMDEAGHVARIAGQEIHEGDWLALDGGTGAIYTGRFEIVTSRPEADLAQVAAWRTAAPVPACA
- a CDS encoding GGDEF domain-containing protein, whose protein sequence is MSEQHDIPKQPSITALLHALPIGVEIYDRDFNAIFFNRAADDLFLYPDKPILHHDEWWELGFPEPRERVRVIAEWYRMVDAARADPAQVQVGEWNVRCRDGEQHIVQFRFRFIDDTFLLVLLDVTERRRMETELRRLATIDPLTEIFNRRHFMEVARQAFAEAERSHAPLSLLTLDIDHFKIVNDTHGHGIGDEVIRAVARRCGQTLRPKDVLARMGGEEFAILMPGTTAQEACAQAWALFDGVTSEPLVLPELQLRVSISVGGAQCLPDDSSLDATLTRADRALYAAKRSGRGRVVFDSLAGDASAG
- a CDS encoding carbonic anhydrase, with protein sequence MFPDRLTQGYRSFIDGRFLAERSRYEVLAETGQKPEIMVIGCVDSRVSPEVIFDASPGELLVVRNVANIVPRYEPDGDTQHGTSAALEFGVQALRVKHIVVLGHALCGGIRAFADEQEPLSPGDFIGRWMSQIAPAAEGLGPRKAEDGDGYLRRLEFASVELSLRNLMTFPCVRILVERGKLQIHGAYFGVASGRLLVRDPTTGHFAPVTDTGDERRAMFRCAGD
- a CDS encoding GntR family transcriptional regulator — protein: MPRVKRTLPGFDLAAALSGAQVDRALPIGPQVYDVLRRLIVLSRLPSGAPLHEADIAAALGISRTPVRAAFQQLALEGLVNTWPQVGSVVAAVDRAKIEEGLIIRRALEGEVVRLLCAGAPDWARLDALMAAQAAAVGANDADAFFAADEAFHAALADMAGVPQAWRLLQAVKAHIDRVRLLVTRRQPDRFHAAFAEHQAVLDAVRRRDPEEAAARMAHHVEAVRGSLHLLGVVATG
- the uxuA gene encoding mannonate dehydratase; the encoded protein is MRQTWRWFGPKDIVPLSAVRQAGAQGIVTALHHVPTGSDWTLEEIRKRQDLVSGAGSAPTGLSWDVVESLPVSEDIKRQTGAWREHIASYKRSMAALAQAGIQTICYNFMPVLDWTRTDLRYRVAHGGEAMRFDLVDFAAFDLFVLTRPAAQEDYGPAIKEAAAARHAAMSEDDRKQLAANLTAGLPGAADGWSLDGVREQLALYDHISPDRLRQHLVDFLSEVVPEAEKLGLRLCCHPDDPPFPLLGLPRIVSTEADYRFMLDAVDSPANGVTLCSGSLGVRPDNDLPGMAERLGPRIHFVHLRNIRRQEPVDGLRRSFFEDEHLAGETDMVATIAALQTEEARRRAEGRTDWEIPMRPDHGQDILDDIGRGGQPGYPAIGRLKGLAELRGIMTALAHPLHLERA
- the fabI gene encoding enoyl-ACP reductase FabI, which codes for MIDATQMPALEGKRALILGIANEHSIAYGCARVFRRLGAEVALTYLNEKARPFVEPLAHELDARIFAPCDVEQEGALDSVFAEVRETWGGLDIALHSIAFAPKDDLHGRLVDSSAAGFALAMDVSCHSFIRMAHLAEPLMTQGGTLLAMTYQGANKVVPNYNLMGPVKAALESAVRYLAYELGPKGIRVHAISPGPLKTRAASGLKDFDLLLNEAATRAPVHELVDIDDVGMTAAFLATPFAHRLTGMTVYVDGGLSIMA